The sequence below is a genomic window from Uranotaenia lowii strain MFRU-FL chromosome 2, ASM2978415v1, whole genome shotgun sequence.
gcacatgggagatTTGAGgaaagggcaatcgatttcagaaatcaaagtttatataagagcccctcaaaggggtttagctttttggcaagaattgcgttgttatgcaatgatttagtcgaaatttatacacgtggtttttgattcctgatttcatatttagtagcagatgacagacgaagtgatcgtccaatatttttgcaattattacttaacaatgaatctggaaaatgcttggcaattgactttcttACAAACTGTTcgtgacatattccaagttgaaagcgaaacggagttcgtatgggatcagctagtatacaTATATAAACTGCACATATCATCTgcaatttaaatcaattttaagaaattgcTACCAATTTTCGGAAACAACAAATCTTGGGTCTTCCGAGAAGTAAAAAAGACGTTGGGGTTTTATGTTTTAAGCAAATGGATTGAATCTAGCGAGATGATCACAtctccaaaaataataaaagtttactgtttactttttatttgttcatTCCTCAAAAAATGATCAAGTGAACCCACTGGTTCTCATTTGTTGGAttcatatttttggtatttGCATTGAGTGTTGAACTTATCTCAGCGTTCCTGCACTGAACATTTCgccactttttttatatttctagcAACATTTTGAGTTGTAAAGACTGGctgaaattgatattttcattCATCTCACAAGAAATAGAATCACAATTTTCTATAAAGCTTGTTTTATTTTCGTACTTGCTTCTCATAGAAATAGATAGTAAAACACAAGTTCGTGGTTTCATTCACTCTTCTTCACTCATTTCTGGATCGACATGACTGTCGTTTACCACTTCGGTCATCCAATCGATATATTCAGCGACATTGGTGTAGATTCCTGGAAAACCTTCCGAACCGCAAAACCGGGCACCGAAGCTAACAATACCAGATTGATACCATATGCCTTCGAACTGTCGCATCAGTGGTCCACCCGAGTCACCTTTGCATGAATCTTTGTTTTTCGTCCCACCTACACAGATATGAGTCTTCTCCAGTGTAATGTTAGCCACAGCATAAACTTTGTTACATACTTCATtagtttttccaaatatttctaCGTGTAGCTGCTGACCGCTTCGAGTCtctgtaatttaaaaatgttggatTGTTGTATTCACATTTATAAAGAAATTTGCTACTAACGCGTCTCCGTTTGACCCCATCCGGTAACAGTAAACTCTTCATCATCGATGGGCAATGCTCTAATGGTGTCGTCGATGGGTACGCAAATTGGTCTTACGTACTCTGAAAAAACGACCGGTTCCTTTAACTTGATCAGTGCTATATCATGCTGGCGGTTCATCTTGTTTCGGTCATAATTTTCATGAACTGTCACACTTTCTATCTCGTATTCTTGCCGACATACATCTTCATCATTTATCGTAGCACAATCATCTTCGCTCAGAGCATCCACTTCACTGAATCGTACACGATGTCTGTTGAAGAAAAATggatgaaaaatagattagcTGGTTTAGCGAAAAATTAGTACACATTATCTTATTTGAACTCAGccagatgaaattttcagttcagaagtttaaaaattttgatttctaataTTATTTGTCTGCAACTTTTATTTTGTAATAaggactgtactcgaaaaaatgcgaacattttgttttgtgaataacattttaatgctggatgaaaattgataaaatgttcAGATAAACTACCTAATGTGCAAATTTCGGTGACAATTTCTCAAGTTTGTTGTTGAAATTATACCATGATCCGTATGGACGCTTTTAACAGAGATTTTGTGATCCATACTGTTTCACATCCGTATTTTTCCGTTATCTGCCTCACAAAATACATCGTGAGTAAATTTCTCTCCATTTTTCGCATGGAAAATCGCTTGGAATGATCTATTGGatacttttgattttgaaagtgatagcaatttttttcatccaccAGAGCATGGACCAAACTGTCTTCACTGAATTTCATGTCAACAAGGTAAGAAAGTTGTCTATGCGTTTTACAATACGTAAGACAGTGCAGTGGTCAACAAGTTCGACCGCTAGCGGGAAGAAATATCGAAATGTTTTGTGATGAACaacgaaattataaaataatgtttttggaccgaagaaaaaaatctgccaTACTTGTCAAAACTACAATAAATTAACTATTTGGATTTTTCTGatttgtttcgataaaaaaatctaactttcaagcgttttttttctagattttaatGAAACAATTCCGAAATTTGCCTGGGTATTGGCTGGATTGTAGAGAAAATATGCCATATGAACAATATGCCCGGTTTTGCaaggttttaacaaaaaatatcccAGCCCAAATACTTGCCGAAAAATTTCTAGTAAGCAAATACccagtttttttcttgatttttagtttGAATCATCATTGAAATAGAATCCTGATTCGATTCTTGGTTTAGAATTTCAGACTTaaataagatgatttttttatattcgaaactcatcatttcggaatatgaaaagaaaatatttaaaattaaaaccaatattcttaaatctgaatctctgaaatctgaaacaatttcatcattcgaaattttcattcaaatttacaagttcaatacgagtaaataattaaaaacaatttatattgAAACCCATAAACTCAGAATGAAGTAGGAGATTTCTGGTTGAGGGTTCtgatcaaatttctttttttttttaattcataggaATCcttatctggaatttagattcagattttgaatttagactcaaaatgcagaatttacactcggaatgaaaattttaaattcgtatTCAGATTCAACTCgaagttaagttttataatcgagataaaaaaaaaatcaatatgagaATTtaattaaggattcaaattgaaggagatcctgtttcataactttgattcttaactcaaaattaagttttcaaatgcACTTAGAgtcagtttaataaaaaaacataaatcataAATCTACAATAAGATCTggaattatttcaaagaatttgttttttgaataaaaaaatgaaaattctattcACAGGGAATTaattatgaattataaaattataattgttaatttttgttgataaaagaaCTTGTATTTAATATGTGAAATTCacattcttgaaaaacattaaactgaaatcttaaattttattcaagagTAAAAAATTATCCCTATTTGAATCCGTAATCCTTATTTTTACTGGAATTTCTGAATATTGCTACATTTTcttaagacacgaatgccacgaaaatggtaaaatgtctttaataaaataataataataataacaataataataattttttttttttgtttcgattatagtcgttttaccatctttatggcattcgcgactttatcaacgttacagttggcggatcgttattgaaaaacttatccggtacaactgtgttcgatgtttactcttgggctcaaactcgcggacatcggctcaagagacaacagacttgccaactgagctatatcacaagcccaaaataataataataataataataataatgatacattttcaccaatGCTTTAAATGGTTATGCTTGGGGTTGATAAAATAAGATTGCCTATTCAGGTGAATAcgcaaaattttctttcaaaaggaGCTTCCAAAATCCCTTGTTTatatgttttatattttgttttggacAGTCATAAAAACCAATCCGGCAtagctcttgggctcgaactcacggacatcaacttaggaggcaactgacttgccaactgagctatatcaaaagttatttgttatttgttaaaGCTTCATGGAAAAAATGGCACCTCCTAGGACTTTTTTAGAAAGttatgatttgaaataaataactttaaacgTAGAATAACTACAACCTGAATAATTAGATAGAAAAGGTTTTAACATTATTTCACTATTCTGTGTGTATGCATAGtccaagcaaaaatgttataagaaaaaaaaaatcaccaaaactatatgaaaaaaattatatgaaaaaagaTCCCTCCCAGCtatgtaaaactgaaaataaacctATGACTTCTCaacactaaatttaaaaaatcaacaaatctccCTACAACGCACATTTTAGATGTGGGTTCAATCTAGGAATAAAGCTAATATCAAAAGTCATCACATAACAAGAATTGTTACAGTGTTCATAATTAACTCATAGACAAGAGTGATTATGAACAAGCGTTTTACGCCCAAAAGctgcaacttaaaaaaatcttaaaatgaagaagggaaccagtcattcatttttgttactttccagaatttcaacattaaagagctacttgtttgagctgatagtatgaaaaactgagtaattttgttcataattaccccacctagccctaccaATACTGCTAACAACTTAGCAAACGGATTCCACGTGACATACTGAAGCCGTGCATAACGGATCATTCCAGGTCCAGGAGGATTTATAGCTGTTTTTTGCAGTTTAGCAGCCGAATATTCTTGACCCTAAAGCCTTGAAGCTTTAGGGTGAAGAATATTCGGCTGCTAAACTCACAGATCTTCATATACATAAAGTACCATCCCTTGTAGTCCATCTTGTAGGAAAAACTCTCATCTTCGCAATATTGTACCGGAGATgacctacacggaaaataaaaaaaaggtaaaatttacctttttgcgaggtgaattttttccacccctctttcgaggtaaattttaccttttttttcattcacctagcaattttaccttttttcaatttacctagcaaaaaggtaaattttacctttttcgcactcacctagcaaaatagtaaataataccgttttcccatttactgatttaaaaggtgaatgctggttggtttgattgttttcttcaataagaattgaaaaaatacaaaattctttcaaaaatgatatttattggagataaatagggactggtaattcagcttcgcgttcttctgagccgctatggccgctgaatccacctgcgttgcgtacattcatggcctcctccgttcgactaatccggtcaggttcggcttttccggctggaggatgacgtggaatacacctcaaagctctatgggccgatctgaaacaaaatcaatagtattatgacgagaaccagcacaactaaatgatatttaagaacacttaccattctattccgattttcacatattaggcacaaagcaaaacttgttcctagaatgacaaaacagcttaacctcaatgaacgggttcggcgaatagttacttttttttttagaagaattgtaccgttttgctcaatccaggtcaattacacctcgctacgagataagttttaccttatttggatttacctttttttctaggtgaatttattttaattcaggtgaacttcacctcgctacgaggtaagatttaccttttttggattttttctcggtgaattgtacctttttttgaggtaaattttacctcactgtgaggtgagtttcacctcgaagaggtagaagttacctttttggctttcacgagcgtccacctttgctaactcggtaaattttacctttttattattttccgtgtataaATGACACTgatacacgcagcgaaaagattttttatttcaaaggaaagtgccgcaaaaacaaaggattttttcctttgattttgggataaataaaaattcctttggttcaaatgaatttttctttgtttcaaagaatttttcttttgaaaaatctttgaatcaaaattctaatcctttgaaacaaaaaacagtttcattcgATACAGAGTCgttttcgtttgctacaatgtaacaaagatttagatttaaaagcatttattcattgaactctTTCtctttattccaattggaagaaatattttcagttgttccgaagttcctattaggaattttaaataataaaaagaaaaatataaaatttttaattcttttttattcacgaACTTAAGAAAAACACTTGTTCACTATGTAAATAATTGAATGGTCCGATCCTAAATTTCGGTGACACCAGTCTGGCGTAGAGGCATTTCTTCGTGAGCTGACTTCCGGAAGCAAGTCTCGTTGCTGGCTTTCCTTGCCATCCGACTGGTAGTTGCCGCTGAAGATCGGGCTGAAGATAAACTAACCGCTGAATTTAGGGTGGAATCAGCAgtggtcctgtaacaatgcaagcgcttatagaaattcttaaatattcccttttttattaacggatacacttaccattcttcatCCTGAATTCTCCTTAGCTAACTCTGATTAACTGGTTTAGATTTTTAACACAACCGGCCAAACTCAATtctatttttatgatttattctTCTCGCTCAATCCAAAATAactctaagtttgaagtttttatttaaagaaattattcctttccttcgaaagcatttttctttggttaaaagaaaatttactttgtttcaaaagaaatatgcaattgaacaaatgtcttttaaatcaaagaatttctttcaaatcaaagcccaaaattattcgattcaaaaaatttattctttctttcaaaaattattcatttgaatcaaaaccataattcatagattcaaagaaaacaagagtttgattataaaaaatgaattttttgattcaaagtcagttttgttttgtatcaaaacccaagttttctctgcgtgtagcactgaccatactgactggacagtccatttcgttttttggataatttacgcACTCTGGAATTgatagtacgcaatatcgattccagagtgcgcgtcgaccgatttgaagaaatgctatcccagttagaaagtgccacccgactttcgcaaaaaaacaggcaattcagacgataaaatcgtgcagaacaggtacatttttcctacagggcggtattgcgaacctgctaaatttgacgaaaaaaattagccagaaaatgatcgaatttttgttctaagtgtcagtatgatcagtgctGATAGGGTCCGAAACGacatttacgaaaaaaaatgccaGCGAGCACCGTTTGAGGCATTCGCAGTTGATCAACTGACTGAAGCAATATATTGAGGTCGTGGGAGGGAATTTTGAGTCAatcttaaagtttttttcgttCGATGTTGTTGTCAAGGTTCCATAGAATGTTGCTGGCTGTTCCGGTGGTtcaatttgaataattatgAAGCATGATTGATTACGGTTTTGAAGCATTTTCGAAAATACGGGAACTTTATTGTCACCCTGTAGTTAACTGAAGTTATGTGGATTGCATGCACACAAGTATACTTAATTTCTTCAggaacgaaaaacaa
It includes:
- the LOC129750183 gene encoding CLIP domain-containing serine protease B15-like; amino-acid sequence: MLKFIYLSLFTIVPVISGLEVNESCTTPYNAPGKCVPSRQCPYVIKIIRKPNSSFKDGIYLEKSKCGVMTGPRPIPLTCCPALLNPEQCGVPALANRIIGGEPTKLEEHPWAALLVFDVGGEKFAPKCGASLLNSRFVLTAAHCIVDVPKKWTLHRVRFSEVDALSEDDCATINDEDVCRQEYEIESVTVHENYDRNKMNRQHDIALIKLKEPVVFSEYVRPICVPIDDTIRALPIDDEEFTVTGWGQTETQTRSGQQLHVEIFGKTNEVCNKVYAVANITLEKTHICVGGTKNKDSCKGDSGGPLMRQFEGIWYQSGIVSFGARFCGSEGFPGIYTNVAEYIDWMTEVVNDSHVDPEMSEEE